The following coding sequences are from one Devosia neptuniae window:
- the pgl gene encoding 6-phosphogluconolactonase, translating into MTAQPQLERRTFADKPTLAKELAEAVADRIRTAIAERGVAAIAVSGGSTPARFFQALGKTKDIDWTKVIVTLVDERWVDETSDRSNALLVNEKMLQGPAAVARFFPLYSGGDEPGVTEVAKTNALLADLPEQFAAVVLGMGGDGHTASFFPGGDTLTEALTSAGPAIAIHAPGAGEPRITFTLPRLLHTDGLYLHIEGEEKAVVLDAALGDGPVEDLPIRAVLRSGTPVTVYWCP; encoded by the coding sequence GTGACTGCACAGCCCCAGCTCGAGCGCCGCACCTTTGCTGACAAGCCGACCCTGGCCAAGGAATTGGCCGAGGCGGTGGCAGATCGTATCCGCACGGCGATTGCCGAGCGGGGCGTGGCCGCGATTGCGGTGAGCGGGGGCTCCACCCCGGCCCGGTTTTTCCAGGCTTTGGGCAAAACCAAGGATATCGACTGGACCAAGGTGATCGTCACCCTGGTTGACGAGCGCTGGGTCGACGAGACCAGTGACCGCTCGAACGCTTTGCTGGTCAACGAAAAAATGCTGCAAGGCCCGGCAGCGGTGGCGCGCTTCTTCCCGCTCTATTCGGGCGGTGACGAACCCGGCGTGACCGAAGTGGCCAAGACCAACGCATTGCTGGCGGACCTGCCCGAGCAATTTGCCGCCGTCGTGCTCGGCATGGGCGGGGATGGGCATACCGCTTCGTTCTTCCCCGGCGGCGATACGCTGACCGAGGCGCTGACCTCGGCCGGCCCCGCCATTGCGATCCACGCTCCGGGCGCGGGCGAACCGCGCATCACCTTTACCCTACCGCGTCTCCTCCACACGGATGGGCTATACCTTCACATCGAAGGGGAGGAAAAGGCCGTCGTTCTCGACGCGGCTCTGGGAGATGGTCCCGTTGAGGACCTCCCCATCCGTGCCGTATTGCGCTCCGGCACGCCTGTAACTGTCTACTGGTGCCCATAG
- the zwf gene encoding glucose-6-phosphate dehydrogenase produces MSSRIIPVQPFDYVVFGATGDLTKRKLIPALYHRFKDGQFDGQSRIIGVSRSKLSDADFQKAARDAIIQFVEKEYQDEAVIDRFIQIFSYVPVDVSDPANAGDLGKQLRDDPNIVRAFYLAVAPDLFEPIAEYLAKKKYYRRDARVVIEKPLGHDLASSMEINDGVAKIFKEDQVYRIDHYLGKETVQNLLALRFANALFEPVWNSAHIDHVQLTVSESVGAGTRGYYDESGALRDMIQNHMLQLLCLVAMEPPASDDANALRDEKLKVLRALKPIVNGDVSKNTVRGQYRGVKSETTAVAGYQDELPEDKKGSRTETFVALKAEVENWRWSGVPFYFRTGKRMANRVSEICIQFKPIPHSIFDHAEGAPKANKLIIRLQPDEGVKLLMMIKDPGPGGMRLREVPLNLSFAATFAERTPEAYERLLLDVIRGNQTLFMRRDELEAAWKWVDPIREAWDRSSEPPQPYTAGTWGPTGSIALIERDGRTWYEDDN; encoded by the coding sequence GTGTCCAGCCGTATCATTCCTGTCCAGCCTTTCGATTATGTGGTGTTCGGCGCCACGGGCGACCTGACCAAGCGCAAGCTGATTCCCGCGCTCTACCACCGCTTCAAGGACGGCCAGTTCGACGGGCAGAGCCGCATTATCGGCGTCTCGCGTTCCAAGCTCAGCGATGCCGACTTCCAGAAGGCAGCGCGCGACGCGATCATCCAATTCGTCGAGAAGGAATATCAGGACGAGGCGGTGATCGACCGCTTCATCCAGATTTTCTCCTATGTACCGGTCGATGTGAGCGACCCGGCCAATGCCGGCGATCTGGGCAAGCAATTGCGCGACGATCCCAATATCGTGCGCGCATTTTACCTCGCCGTGGCGCCGGACCTGTTCGAGCCGATCGCCGAATATCTGGCCAAGAAGAAATATTACCGCCGCGATGCCCGCGTGGTGATCGAAAAGCCGCTGGGCCACGACCTGGCCTCGTCCATGGAAATCAATGACGGCGTGGCCAAGATCTTCAAGGAAGATCAGGTCTACCGCATCGATCACTATCTGGGCAAAGAGACGGTGCAGAACCTGCTGGCGCTGCGCTTTGCCAATGCGCTGTTCGAGCCAGTGTGGAATTCGGCCCATATCGACCACGTACAGCTGACCGTCTCGGAGTCGGTGGGCGCCGGCACGCGCGGCTATTATGACGAGAGCGGCGCGCTACGCGACATGATCCAGAATCATATGTTGCAGCTGCTGTGCCTCGTCGCCATGGAGCCGCCGGCTTCGGACGACGCCAATGCCTTGCGCGACGAAAAGCTCAAAGTGCTGCGCGCGCTCAAGCCGATCGTCAACGGCGATGTGTCCAAGAACACCGTGCGCGGCCAGTACCGCGGCGTCAAATCCGAGACCACCGCCGTGGCCGGCTACCAGGACGAATTGCCCGAAGACAAGAAGGGCAGCCGCACCGAGACCTTCGTCGCGCTCAAGGCGGAAGTGGAAAACTGGCGCTGGTCCGGCGTGCCGTTCTATTTCCGCACCGGCAAGCGCATGGCCAACCGGGTGTCGGAAATCTGCATCCAGTTCAAGCCGATCCCGCATTCGATTTTCGACCATGCCGAAGGCGCGCCCAAGGCCAATAAGCTGATCATCCGCCTGCAGCCCGACGAAGGCGTCAAGCTGCTGATGATGATCAAGGATCCGGGTCCGGGCGGCATGCGCCTGCGCGAAGTGCCGCTGAACCTGAGCTTTGCCGCAACCTTTGCCGAGCGCACGCCCGAAGCCTATGAGCGCCTGCTGCTCGACGTGATCCGTGGCAACCAGACGCTGTTCATGCGCCGCGACGAGCTGGAAGCGGCGTGGAAATGGGTGGACCCGATCCGCGAAGCGTGGGACCGTTCGAGCGAGCCGCCCCAACCCTATACGGCGGGCACCTGGGGCCCGACCGGCTCCATCGCCCTGATCGAGCGCGATGGGCGGACATGGTATGAGGACGACAATTAA
- a CDS encoding BadF/BadG/BcrA/BcrD ATPase family protein, with product MPRYYLGVDGGGTNCRVRLADENLKTLAEVKNGRSNLQIDDGEPAYKAISDGTRDVFKAAGVDFSETANTYACFGMAGGRMDTARAEFRARPWPFADVKVYDDIDIAHAGALGGGEGGVIIVGTGSAALAIVDGQRFQSGGWGFPIGDQMSGAILGRELVRYAVEAEDGLVEASPLTRAVIDRLGGNNQAVMTWAFATEMNLRIISADGTEGCDDALIGRAPAEFGKLMPLFIDYLEQGDPVAQKMLDIELGYIDTYVRWFQARNAKVMAIVGGFGERLFPILKQRYGDFVALPKFEPLNGAVILARQNFPA from the coding sequence GTGCCCAGATATTATCTTGGCGTTGATGGCGGCGGCACCAATTGCCGCGTGCGTCTGGCCGACGAGAATCTCAAGACGCTCGCCGAAGTCAAGAACGGCCGCTCCAACTTGCAGATCGACGACGGTGAACCGGCCTATAAAGCCATTAGCGACGGCACCCGAGACGTATTCAAGGCCGCCGGCGTGGATTTCTCTGAAACCGCCAATACCTATGCCTGTTTCGGCATGGCCGGCGGGCGCATGGATACGGCCCGCGCCGAATTCCGCGCGCGGCCATGGCCCTTTGCCGATGTCAAAGTCTACGACGATATTGATATCGCCCATGCCGGTGCGCTGGGTGGCGGCGAGGGCGGGGTGATCATCGTGGGCACCGGCTCGGCCGCGCTCGCCATTGTCGATGGCCAGCGCTTTCAATCGGGCGGCTGGGGCTTTCCGATTGGCGACCAGATGAGTGGCGCCATTCTTGGGCGCGAGCTGGTGCGCTATGCTGTCGAGGCCGAGGATGGTCTGGTCGAGGCTTCGCCGTTGACCAGGGCCGTGATCGACCGGCTGGGCGGCAATAATCAGGCGGTGATGACCTGGGCCTTTGCCACCGAAATGAATCTCAGGATCATCAGCGCCGATGGCACAGAAGGGTGCGACGACGCCCTGATCGGCCGGGCGCCGGCCGAATTCGGCAAGCTGATGCCGCTGTTCATCGATTATCTGGAACAGGGCGATCCGGTGGCCCAGAAAATGCTCGATATCGAATTGGGCTATATCGATACCTATGTGCGCTGGTTCCAGGCGCGCAATGCCAAGGTGATGGCCATTGTCGGCGGCTTTGGCGAACGCCTGTTCCCCATTCTCAAGCAGCGCTATGGCGATTTCGTCGCCCTGCCCAAATTCGAGCCGCTCAATGGCGCGGTGATCCTCGCACGCCAGAACTTTCCTGCCTAA
- the cobU gene encoding bifunctional adenosylcobinamide kinase/adenosylcobinamide-phosphate guanylyltransferase — MTRHVLVLGGARSGKTGFAERLALHGGVKPAYLATAEALDGEMRDRVASHKAVRGERFATIEEPLKLPDALIRASKDHDVILVDCLTLWITNLLLANEDVSSAVSELGATLIQLKRAKVILVSNEVGLGIVPDNAMARTFRDLAGAAHQRLAEICDDVYFVVAGLPMTLKGEPPEQTPTHIHEA; from the coding sequence ATGACACGACATGTATTGGTGCTGGGCGGCGCACGCTCGGGCAAAACCGGCTTTGCCGAGCGGCTGGCGCTGCATGGCGGGGTCAAGCCCGCCTACCTGGCGACAGCCGAAGCGTTGGACGGAGAAATGCGCGACCGCGTCGCCAGTCACAAGGCCGTGCGCGGCGAGCGCTTTGCCACGATCGAAGAACCGCTCAAGCTGCCCGACGCCCTGATCCGCGCTTCCAAGGACCATGACGTGATTCTGGTCGATTGCCTGACGCTATGGATCACCAATCTGCTGCTCGCCAATGAGGATGTCTCGAGCGCCGTCAGCGAACTGGGCGCCACGTTGATCCAGCTCAAAAGGGCCAAGGTCATCCTGGTCAGCAATGAAGTGGGGCTGGGCATCGTGCCCGACAATGCCATGGCCCGCACCTTCCGCGACCTGGCCGGCGCCGCTCACCAACGCCTCGCCGAAATCTGCGACGACGTCTATTTCGTGGTCGCGGGCCTGCCCATGACCCTCAAGGGCGAACCGCCGGAACAGACCCCGACGCATATCCACGAGGCTTGA
- the cbiB gene encoding adenosylcobinamide-phosphate synthase CbiB — MFFLIPPLALLLERFVGYPPLLTARIGHPVMWFGWLIAYMEQRTNTASRTASQRKLAGVVSLALLLLVALAGALLVQQVTRSIPLGWLLEMLLATPFLAQKELGRAVEAVADALGISLAAGREAVSQIVGRDPQALDETGVSRAAIETLAESTSDGVVAPWFWLVLLGLPGIVLYKAINTADSMIGHLNERYRDYGWAAARLDDVVNFIPARLSAVLVTIACFFMPDASPSKAWGAARRDARGHKSPNSGWPEAAFAGALGFSLGGPRHYDGELVDLPTMGNGDRRLGRYHITRALTLYTMVLNVLLGVSGLLALTIALGA; from the coding sequence ATGTTTTTCCTGATCCCGCCCTTGGCCCTGCTGCTCGAACGTTTTGTGGGCTATCCGCCGCTTTTGACCGCCCGGATCGGGCATCCCGTCATGTGGTTTGGCTGGCTGATTGCCTATATGGAACAACGCACTAACACGGCCAGCCGGACGGCGTCGCAGCGCAAACTGGCGGGGGTCGTGTCGCTGGCTTTGTTGCTGCTGGTGGCGCTGGCGGGGGCGTTGCTGGTGCAGCAGGTCACGCGATCCATTCCGCTGGGCTGGCTGCTTGAAATGCTGCTGGCGACGCCGTTTCTGGCGCAGAAGGAACTGGGCCGGGCGGTCGAGGCGGTGGCGGATGCGCTGGGTATTTCACTGGCGGCGGGGCGCGAGGCGGTCAGCCAGATCGTCGGGCGCGATCCGCAAGCCCTTGATGAGACTGGTGTTTCCCGCGCCGCGATCGAGACGCTGGCCGAAAGCACTTCGGATGGGGTGGTGGCACCGTGGTTCTGGCTGGTGCTGCTCGGGCTGCCCGGCATCGTGCTCTACAAGGCGATCAATACGGCCGATTCCATGATCGGGCATCTCAATGAGCGCTATCGGGATTATGGCTGGGCGGCGGCGCGGCTGGATGATGTGGTAAACTTTATCCCCGCCCGGCTGTCGGCGGTTTTGGTGACCATTGCCTGCTTTTTTATGCCCGATGCCAGCCCTTCCAAGGCGTGGGGGGCGGCAAGGCGGGATGCGCGGGGGCATAAGTCGCCGAACTCGGGATGGCCGGAGGCCGCTTTTGCTGGGGCGCTGGGATTTTCGCTTGGCGGGCCAAGGCATTACGATGGCGAGCTGGTCGACCTGCCGACGATGGGTAACGGGGATAGGCGGCTCGGCCGCTACCACATTACCCGTGCGCTCACGTTGTACACTATGGTGCTCAATGTGCTGCTTGGGGTGAGCGGACTGTTAGCGTTGACGATAGCATTAGGGGCCTAG
- a CDS encoding cobyric acid synthase, which translates to MAKSLMFMGTGSDVGKSLLVAGLCRVLANRGLRVAPFKPQNMSNNAAVTADGGEIGRAQALQARAARREPITAMNPVLLKPEQETGSQVVVRGQRRASMSARAYWAQRGKLMPEVLAAFQELAADCDYVIVEGAGSASEVNLRANDIANFGFAQAAELPVVLIGDIHRGGVIASIVGTFAVIGEADAGLIRATLVNKFQGDPSLFAAGIDFIAQRTGVPCFGPVPWFADAAKLPAEDVLALESYVSRASGGFTIAVPRLPRIANFDDLDPLRAEPGVNLVLVEPGQPIPRDADLVILPGSKATRSDLAALRANGWDIDLLAHHRAGGRILGICGGYQMLGRTIADPDGIEGEPGVSAGLGLLDVETTLEPVKQLRVEQAIHTASGLPISGYHMHMGVTEGADRQRAFASISGALEGAVSADGLVTGTYLHGLFAADGFRRAFLGNAASPDLGYEAGVERALDDLALHLQTHLDIDALLALAEPVSLA; encoded by the coding sequence ATGGCCAAGTCATTGATGTTCATGGGCACCGGGTCTGATGTCGGCAAGTCGCTGCTGGTGGCGGGCCTGTGCCGCGTGCTGGCCAATCGTGGGCTGCGGGTGGCCCCCTTCAAGCCGCAGAACATGTCCAACAATGCTGCTGTCACCGCCGATGGCGGCGAAATCGGCCGGGCGCAGGCGCTGCAGGCGCGGGCGGCGCGGCGTGAACCTATCACCGCGATGAACCCGGTTTTGCTCAAGCCGGAGCAGGAAACCGGCTCGCAAGTGGTGGTGCGGGGGCAGCGGCGGGCGTCCATGTCTGCGCGGGCATATTGGGCGCAGCGGGGTAAGCTGATGCCCGAGGTTCTCGCGGCTTTTCAGGAGCTGGCGGCCGATTGTGACTATGTCATCGTCGAAGGCGCCGGCAGTGCCTCAGAGGTCAACCTGCGGGCCAATGACATCGCCAATTTCGGCTTCGCCCAGGCCGCCGAACTGCCGGTCGTACTGATCGGGGATATCCATCGCGGCGGCGTCATTGCCTCGATTGTCGGCACCTTCGCGGTGATCGGCGAGGCCGATGCCGGGCTGATCCGGGCCACTCTGGTCAATAAATTCCAGGGCGATCCATCGCTGTTCGCGGCGGGTATCGACTTTATCGCCCAGCGTACCGGCGTGCCTTGCTTTGGCCCCGTGCCCTGGTTTGCCGACGCTGCCAAGCTGCCCGCCGAGGATGTTTTGGCGCTCGAAAGCTATGTTTCCCGGGCTTCTGGCGGTTTTACCATCGCCGTGCCGCGCCTGCCGCGCATTGCCAATTTTGACGACCTCGACCCGCTCCGCGCCGAGCCGGGCGTCAATCTTGTGCTGGTCGAGCCGGGCCAACCTATCCCGCGCGATGCCGATCTCGTCATCCTGCCCGGTTCCAAGGCGACGCGCAGCGATCTGGCGGCTTTGCGGGCCAATGGCTGGGACATTGACCTGCTGGCCCATCACCGCGCTGGCGGCCGCATTCTGGGGATTTGTGGGGGGTATCAGATGCTTGGCCGGACCATCGCCGATCCCGATGGCATCGAGGGCGAGCCCGGCGTCAGTGCGGGGCTGGGCCTGCTCGATGTGGAAACCACGCTGGAGCCGGTCAAGCAGTTGCGGGTCGAACAAGCGATTCATACCGCCTCCGGGCTGCCGATCAGCGGCTATCACATGCATATGGGCGTCACCGAGGGTGCCGACCGTCAGCGGGCTTTTGCCAGCATTTCCGGGGCTTTGGAGGGGGCGGTGAGTGCCGATGGGCTGGTGACGGGGACCTATCTGCATGGTCTCTTCGCCGCCGATGGCTTCCGCCGGGCCTTTCTGGGCAATGCCGCCAGTCCTGATCTCGGCTATGAGGCTGGGGTCGAGCGGGCGCTGGATGATCTGGCGCTTCACCTCCAAACCCATCTCGATATCGATGCGCTGCTGGCGCTGGCTGAACCTGTGAGCCTTGCCTGA
- a CDS encoding cobyrinate a,c-diamide synthase, with protein sequence MSLAKGLVIAAPRSGSGKTLVTLGLLAALRRRGVIVAPAKTGPDYIDPAFLTRAALREAVNLDPWSMSPARLKHLASVQATGAELLLVEGVMGLFDAAADGFGSTADLAELLDLPVIFVVDADRQSQSVAPLVAGFANWRVGVRVAGVILNRIASMKHERMLVEALAATGIPCLGAIPRNPALAVPERHLGLVLPGEVTAFETFLDTAAEMVGDYVDLDGLRALAAPLPEATEPAPSLPPLGQRIAIAQDAAFAFLYPHLLDGWRAMGAELSFFSPLANEAPAADSDAVFLPGGYPELHGATLSAADIFKTGLVAARDRNALIYGECGGFMVLGEALVDKAGQSHAMAGLLPVTTRIDRPKRTLGYRRLVHAGALPWPGQLHGHEFHYSSAKQSRLTPLFAATDATGQALPPMGAVIGRVMGSYAHVIDAA encoded by the coding sequence ATGTCTTTGGCTAAGGGCCTCGTCATCGCCGCCCCCCGCTCGGGTTCGGGAAAGACACTCGTCACGCTCGGGCTGCTCGCTGCCTTGCGTCGCCGGGGCGTCATTGTCGCGCCGGCCAAAACCGGTCCCGACTATATCGACCCCGCCTTTCTCACCCGCGCCGCCCTGCGCGAGGCGGTCAATCTTGATCCCTGGTCGATGAGCCCCGCCCGCCTCAAGCATCTGGCCTCGGTCCAGGCAACGGGCGCCGAACTCCTGCTGGTCGAAGGCGTCATGGGCCTGTTCGACGCCGCCGCCGATGGCTTTGGCTCCACCGCCGACCTTGCTGAATTACTAGATCTGCCCGTTATCTTCGTGGTCGATGCCGACCGGCAAAGCCAGTCCGTCGCCCCGCTGGTCGCAGGCTTTGCCAATTGGCGCGTCGGCGTGCGGGTCGCCGGTGTCATCCTCAATCGCATCGCTTCGATGAAACATGAGCGCATGCTGGTCGAAGCCCTGGCCGCCACCGGTATTCCCTGCCTGGGCGCCATTCCGCGCAATCCGGCCCTGGCCGTGCCCGAACGCCATCTCGGCCTCGTGCTACCCGGCGAAGTCACCGCCTTCGAGACCTTCCTCGACACCGCCGCCGAAATGGTCGGCGACTATGTCGATCTCGACGGCCTGCGCGCCTTGGCCGCCCCCTTGCCCGAGGCCACTGAACCGGCGCCGTCCCTCCCGCCATTGGGCCAACGCATCGCTATCGCCCAAGACGCGGCCTTTGCCTTCCTCTATCCCCATCTGCTCGATGGTTGGCGGGCCATGGGGGCCGAACTCAGCTTCTTCTCCCCCCTCGCCAACGAGGCTCCCGCCGCTGATTCCGACGCAGTCTTCCTGCCCGGCGGCTATCCCGAATTGCATGGCGCCACTCTGTCCGCCGCCGACATATTCAAGACCGGCCTTGTCGCGGCGCGGGATCGTAATGCGCTGATCTATGGCGAATGTGGGGGCTTCATGGTGCTGGGCGAGGCGTTGGTGGACAAGGCTGGCCAAAGCCACGCCATGGCGGGCCTCTTGCCCGTCACCACCCGCATCGACAGGCCAAAACGCACGCTGGGTTATCGGCGGCTGGTGCATGCCGGGGCGCTGCCTTGGCCGGGGCAGTTGCACGGCCACGAATTCCACTATTCCTCGGCCAAACAATCCCGCCTGACGCCGCTCTTTGCCGCTACCGACGCGACCGGCCAGGCGCTACCGCCGATGGGTGCGGTGATCGGCAGGGTGATGGGGTCTTACGCCCACGTGATTGATGCGGCATAA
- the cobA gene encoding uroporphyrinogen-III C-methyltransferase produces the protein MFDWITRPRRKGHFAALDNADFPPLEPGTVWLVGAGPGGPGLVSLLGYHGLGQADVVVHDALVSDALLAMAPRRAELLFAGKRGGKPSPKQADISLQLIDLAKAGKRVLRLKGGDPFMFGRGGEEAGALARAGVPFRIVPGISSGLGGLAYAGIPVTHRDTNHAVVFLTGHDDTGAVPQGVDWGAIANAAPVIVMYMAVKHLGSIAEKLIAAGRATDDRLTIVSHVATPQQSAISTTLADASSLTDVPTPAIIVLGPVGAYSQTLDWYVHSARNHVFG, from the coding sequence ATGTTTGACTGGATCACCCGCCCCCGCCGTAAGGGCCATTTCGCCGCCCTCGACAATGCCGATTTCCCCCCGCTGGAACCCGGCACAGTCTGGCTCGTCGGCGCTGGTCCCGGCGGCCCCGGCCTGGTCTCGCTATTGGGCTATCACGGCCTCGGCCAGGCCGATGTGGTCGTGCATGACGCGCTGGTTTCCGATGCCCTGCTGGCCATGGCGCCCCGCCGCGCGGAGCTATTGTTTGCCGGCAAGCGGGGCGGCAAACCTTCGCCCAAGCAGGCCGACATTTCGCTGCAGCTGATAGACCTGGCCAAGGCCGGCAAACGCGTGCTGCGCCTCAAGGGCGGCGACCCTTTCATGTTCGGTCGTGGCGGCGAAGAGGCCGGTGCCCTGGCCCGGGCCGGTGTGCCTTTCCGCATCGTGCCCGGCATTTCCTCGGGCCTGGGCGGGCTGGCCTATGCCGGCATTCCCGTCACCCATCGCGACACCAACCATGCCGTGGTTTTCCTCACCGGCCATGACGATACCGGCGCCGTACCACAGGGCGTCGATTGGGGCGCCATCGCCAATGCCGCCCCGGTCATCGTCATGTATATGGCGGTCAAGCATCTGGGCTCCATCGCCGAAAAGCTGATCGCCGCCGGCCGTGCGACCGACGACCGGCTGACCATCGTCTCCCACGTTGCCACGCCCCAGCAATCCGCCATCTCGACCACTCTGGCCGACGCGTCGAGCCTCACGGACGTGCCCACGCCGGCCATAATCGTGCTCGGCCCCGTCGGTGCCTATAGCCAGACGCTGGATTGGTATGTGCACAGCGCCCGGAACCATGTCTTTGGCTAA
- a CDS encoding cobalt-precorrin-6A reductase: MKILILGGTAEARELADRLVAMGHDVITSLAGRTQDPKLPKGDIRMGKFGGIPGLCAYLRAAGIERLVDATHPYAGLMSINAVAAARATGIALVRYMRPAWEQKPGADWLTVETAAEAAAALPHNADVLLTTGHTGLEHFLQRDDCQFVVRTIEAPAEPLPRFASLLQSRPPYKLADEMALMEREGITHLVTKNSGGGQTSAKLEAAQRLGVKVIMIARPAYGPAREVSSVDDAIAALELG; encoded by the coding sequence ATGAAAATCCTGATCCTGGGCGGAACGGCGGAGGCGCGGGAGCTGGCCGATCGGCTGGTGGCCATGGGGCACGACGTCATCACCTCGCTGGCGGGGCGAACGCAAGACCCCAAATTGCCCAAGGGCGATATTCGCATGGGCAAATTCGGCGGCATCCCTGGGCTGTGTGCGTATCTGCGGGCGGCGGGTATTGAGCGGCTGGTGGATGCGACCCATCCTTATGCCGGGCTGATGTCGATCAATGCCGTCGCTGCGGCGCGGGCCACGGGTATTGCGCTGGTGCGCTATATGCGGCCGGCCTGGGAGCAGAAGCCGGGCGCCGATTGGCTGACCGTGGAAACGGCGGCCGAGGCGGCAGCCGCCCTGCCCCACAATGCCGATGTGCTGCTGACCACCGGGCATACCGGGCTCGAACACTTCTTGCAGCGCGACGACTGTCAATTCGTGGTGCGCACCATCGAGGCCCCGGCCGAACCGCTGCCGCGCTTTGCCAGCCTGTTGCAATCGCGGCCGCCCTATAAACTGGCTGATGAAATGGCGCTGATGGAGCGCGAGGGCATAACTCATCTGGTCACCAAGAATTCGGGCGGCGGGCAGACTTCGGCCAAGCTCGAAGCAGCGCAAAGGCTGGGGGTCAAGGTGATCATGATTGCCCGCCCCGCCTATGGCCCGGCCCGGGAAGTATCGAGCGTAGATGACGCCATTGCGGCGCTCGAACTGGGGTAA
- a CDS encoding cobalamin biosynthesis protein: MTIGERRKPARAVPNQQKVIAGIGCGSAATSSEIIALINACLAEAGLPPAALLAIASHQRKHDVQPLYAAAEHFDVPLRLLGDADLAPAAPSPSVLAHIGLPAVAEAVAAAAGPLLLGKRKSAHATCALAACGPDFDLAQFGSAALYPSSSAAMASSTLDTSRAGP; the protein is encoded by the coding sequence ATGACGATTGGCGAGAGGCGAAAGCCCGCGAGAGCCGTGCCGAACCAGCAGAAGGTTATTGCCGGCATCGGTTGCGGCAGTGCCGCGACCTCCAGCGAGATCATCGCCCTGATCAATGCGTGCCTGGCCGAGGCGGGGCTGCCTCCAGCGGCGCTACTCGCGATAGCCTCCCATCAGCGCAAGCATGACGTTCAGCCATTATACGCTGCAGCGGAGCATTTCGACGTTCCGCTGCGCCTGCTGGGCGATGCCGACCTGGCTCCTGCCGCGCCATCCCCAAGCGTCCTCGCTCATATCGGCCTACCCGCCGTTGCCGAAGCGGTCGCCGCCGCCGCCGGACCACTCCTGCTCGGCAAGCGCAAATCGGCCCACGCCACCTGCGCCCTTGCCGCCTGCGGCCCCGATTTCGACCTCGCCCAGTTCGGCAGCGCCGCGCTTTACCCCAGTTCGAGCGCCGCAATGGCGTCATCTACGCTCGATACTTCCCGGGCCGGGCCATAG
- a CDS encoding cation diffusion facilitator family transporter codes for MTNQRTLAVAGASLVIGLIVLGLKGLAWQMTGSVALYSDALESIVNVVTAIVALIAVRLAQKPADAALPYGYHKAEYFSAVIVGVMIIVAAILIVREAYFGLMAPEMPDAPVEGLMISGVATVINLVWAYVLIRYGRKVRSPALEADGKHLLTDVISTVGVLVGLVLVFTTGFAPLDSILAGLVALNILWSGWGVIRDSVGGLMDVAVPPETQKVIREVIAGNAEGAIEAHDIRTRQAGKMTFIDFHLVVPGLMSVEAAHAICDGIEAKLREAVEDVMITIHVEPEEKAKHNGIVVV; via the coding sequence ATGACCAATCAACGAACGCTGGCTGTGGCCGGGGCGAGTCTTGTTATCGGGTTGATTGTGCTCGGGCTCAAGGGACTGGCCTGGCAGATGACCGGTTCGGTAGCGCTTTACTCGGACGCGCTGGAATCCATCGTCAATGTGGTGACGGCAATCGTCGCATTGATCGCGGTGCGGCTGGCGCAGAAGCCGGCCGACGCCGCCCTGCCCTATGGCTATCACAAGGCTGAATATTTCTCGGCGGTGATCGTGGGGGTGATGATTATCGTCGCGGCGATCCTGATCGTGCGCGAGGCCTATTTCGGGCTGATGGCGCCGGAAATGCCCGATGCGCCGGTCGAGGGCCTGATGATCAGCGGTGTGGCAACGGTGATCAACCTGGTCTGGGCCTATGTGCTGATCCGCTATGGCCGCAAGGTGCGCTCGCCAGCGCTGGAGGCTGATGGCAAGCATTTGCTGACCGATGTGATTTCGACTGTCGGCGTGCTGGTGGGGCTGGTGCTGGTGTTCACCACCGGCTTTGCGCCGCTCGATTCGATCCTGGCGGGCCTCGTGGCGCTCAACATCCTGTGGTCGGGCTGGGGCGTGATCCGCGACAGCGTGGGCGGGCTAATGGACGTGGCGGTGCCGCCCGAAACGCAGAAGGTGATCCGCGAGGTGATCGCGGGCAATGCCGAGGGCGCCATCGAGGCCCATGATATCCGCACGCGGCAGGCGGGCAAGATGACGTTCATCGACTTCCACCTGGTGGTGCCGGGGCTGATGAGTGTCGAGGCGGCGCATGCCATTTGCGATGGGATCGAGGCCAAGCTGCGCGAGGCGGTGGAGGATGTGATGATCACAATCCATGTCGAGCCCGAGGAAAAAGCCAAGCATAACGGGATCGTGGTCGTCTAA